In Nitrosococcus oceani ATCC 19707, the following proteins share a genomic window:
- a CDS encoding sigma-54 dependent transcriptional regulator, translated as MPADIVLILGDNGKEHAQALQTIIEFIGYRPVLVEQGEQWQEIVTDPKAVAAALIGSWSGDKQKIAATIKTLNNEEAQLPVFVLVPKESVSGKESWRLPGALGRLRYPFSQTELTSALQNAELFREGHQQKGQDRRSVELFRSLVGNSRATRTVRHLIEQVADSNATVLILGESGTGKEVVARNLHYHSSRRGNPFVPVNCGAIPGELLESELFGHEKGAFTGAITARQGRFELAQKGTLFLDEIGDMPMAMQVKLLRVLQERTFERVGSNKLIHVDVRIIAATHRNLEEQLQEGNFREDLYYRLNVFPIEMPPLRERVEDIPLLINEIITRIEHEKGASVRLTPAAVMALCQYPWPGNVRELANLVERLTILHPYGVVDHYDLPEKYRIEGEGISPSAPELASLERVVDTLETPRLPREGLDLKKHLSCIERSLIKQALEEADGVVAQAAHRLRMRRTTLVEKLRKYDIQREDVAPRV; from the coding sequence ATGCCTGCTGATATCGTATTGATTTTGGGAGATAATGGAAAAGAGCATGCTCAAGCTCTGCAAACCATTATCGAGTTCATTGGTTACCGTCCGGTGCTGGTTGAGCAAGGCGAGCAATGGCAAGAAATAGTCACCGATCCCAAGGCTGTTGCGGCGGCGCTAATTGGTAGTTGGAGTGGGGATAAGCAAAAAATAGCTGCCACAATTAAAACATTAAATAATGAAGAAGCGCAGTTACCCGTATTTGTGCTGGTACCAAAGGAAAGTGTTTCAGGTAAAGAATCCTGGCGTTTGCCGGGCGCGCTAGGGAGGCTACGTTATCCTTTTTCCCAAACGGAACTCACCAGCGCTTTGCAGAATGCTGAGCTTTTTCGCGAAGGCCACCAACAAAAAGGGCAAGATAGAAGATCAGTAGAGCTATTTCGGAGCTTGGTGGGCAATAGCCGCGCTACCCGGACTGTTCGTCATCTGATAGAGCAAGTGGCTGATTCCAACGCTACCGTCCTAATTTTGGGAGAGTCCGGGACTGGTAAAGAAGTTGTAGCTCGTAACCTCCATTACCATTCCTCGCGGCGGGGGAATCCCTTTGTGCCAGTCAATTGTGGTGCTATTCCGGGTGAGTTGCTGGAAAGCGAACTCTTTGGTCACGAAAAAGGGGCCTTTACTGGAGCTATCACGGCCCGTCAAGGACGATTTGAGCTGGCGCAAAAGGGAACGTTATTTCTGGACGAGATTGGCGATATGCCCATGGCCATGCAGGTGAAGCTGCTGCGGGTATTGCAGGAGCGGACTTTTGAGCGGGTAGGAAGCAATAAGCTCATTCATGTCGATGTACGTATCATTGCCGCAACCCACCGTAATCTAGAAGAGCAGCTTCAGGAAGGAAATTTCCGCGAGGATCTTTATTACCGCCTCAATGTCTTTCCTATTGAAATGCCCCCTTTGCGAGAGCGAGTCGAAGATATTCCCTTGCTTATCAATGAGATTATTACCCGGATTGAGCATGAAAAAGGCGCCTCTGTTCGTTTAACTCCAGCGGCGGTTATGGCTTTGTGTCAATATCCGTGGCCAGGCAACGTCAGGGAGCTTGCTAATCTGGTTGAGCGTTTGACCATCTTACACCCCTATGGTGTGGTGGATCATTATGATTTACCTGAAAAATACCGAATAGAGGGGGAGGGAATTTCCCCTTCTGCTCCTGAGTTGGCATCCTTAGAGAGGGTTGTGGATACCTTGGAAACTCCCCGCTTGCCACGAGAAGGTTTGGATCTTAAGAAGCACCTTAGCTGCATTGAGCGCTCGCTTATCAAGCAAGCCCTAGAGGAAGCCGACGGTGTAGTGGCTCAAGCTGCTCATCGATTGCGGATGCGGCGTACAACATTGGTTGAAAAACTTCGCAAATATGACATCCAGCGAGAGGATGTTGCGCCAAGAGTTTGA
- the fliT gene encoding flagellar protein FliT: MTLSTVTERSVLETQGIEDILDTLLAISQKMLLKAQESAWQELAELQLERDEMLRYSFSQEQRLDTPSFPPQRLEHLLLLNEEIVTLCQQERDRFSQGVKELQRGSHACDIYRGYIF; the protein is encoded by the coding sequence ATGACCTTAAGCACTGTTACCGAACGTTCTGTTCTTGAAACTCAGGGTATCGAGGATATCCTCGATACCCTCCTTGCCATAAGTCAGAAGATGCTTTTAAAGGCCCAGGAAAGTGCTTGGCAGGAGCTGGCGGAGTTACAGCTTGAGCGAGATGAAATGTTGCGGTATAGCTTTTCTCAGGAGCAAAGATTGGATACGCCCTCTTTCCCGCCGCAACGCCTAGAACACTTGCTTTTGCTGAATGAAGAAATAGTTACTCTCTGCCAGCAAGAGCGCGATCGTTTTTCCCAAGGAGTAAAAGAATTGCAGCGGGGATCCCACGCTTGTGATATCTATCGCGGCTATATTTTTTAG
- the fliS gene encoding flagellar export chaperone FliS yields the protein MIQNRALQQYRQIGAQSAVTAADPHRLIQMLLEGALEKITVARGAIARNDITQKGVNIGEAIDIVSGLQASLNRERGAEIADNLDRLYDYIIGRLLEANLRNDVAILEEIACLLGEIKQGWEAISTMNTSIAVQEGGKAVSSSGINPR from the coding sequence ATGATCCAAAATAGAGCACTACAGCAATACCGCCAGATCGGAGCCCAAAGTGCCGTGACCGCCGCTGATCCTCACCGTCTTATCCAAATGTTACTAGAAGGTGCCCTAGAGAAAATTACGGTTGCCAGGGGAGCGATAGCACGTAATGATATTACGCAGAAAGGTGTAAATATTGGCGAAGCCATTGATATTGTCAGTGGTTTGCAAGCAAGCCTGAATCGAGAACGGGGAGCTGAAATTGCTGACAATTTAGATCGTCTTTATGACTATATTATAGGGCGTCTTCTGGAAGCTAACCTCCGTAATGATGTGGCGATCTTAGAGGAAATCGCCTGCCTCTTAGGTGAAATTAAACAGGGGTGGGAGGCAATTTCTACAATGAATACCTCGATAGCAGTCCAGGAGGGAGGCAAAGCCGTTTCCTCTTCTGGCATAAACCCTCGCTAG
- the fliD gene encoding flagellar filament capping protein FliD encodes MITSTGIGSGLDVESLVNQLVAAEGRPQQLRLNRQEAKMQATLSAMGTLKSELASFKDAVSKLDSPSAFQAIKASVGNRDLLTASAAAKAATGTYSVEVQQLAQAQKLASKAFADSSAALGTGTLSFRFGSYDNNTNTFTGNPDRTAQIVTIDSAHNSLSGIRDAVNEADIGVQANIINDGTGDRLVFTAQTMGLANSLEITVSDEDGNNLDESGLSQLAYDPTGADSGSGKSLTETVAAQDARLVVDGLTVTRPQNTITGMIEGVTLELNSAELDSPTTLTVAADGHIASKSVNGFVEAFNSLAKTLNSLSSYNPETQEKGPLLGDASLRGIENRLRRVASDTVTGLSGPYRTLADIGITTQRDGTLKLDESKLQQVVESDPEAVARLFTGGGSSSDPLVRFVEATDEAQAGEFAVNVTQPATQGKYTGNVFSGSGSPITIDADNDEFTLKVDGGEAVMISLTQQTYNDGMALAQEIQSQINVNPTLSGAGSQVTIEFINDRFEIRSSRYGSGSNVEILALDPSPSETTTQTLGLTVKSGNAGEDVAGTIGAQAATGSGRFLTGSDRAEGIRLEILGESSGARGSISFSRGVAAHLNTYLDQVLDSEGFLENRIDGLNHRIGDFSEQREDLVQRLDAIEKRYRAQFTVLDSLLGQLQTTSSFLSQQIANLPGNRSA; translated from the coding sequence ATGATTACTTCGACAGGTATCGGTTCCGGGCTGGATGTGGAAAGCCTGGTGAACCAATTGGTGGCAGCGGAAGGGCGGCCCCAGCAATTGCGCCTCAACCGCCAGGAAGCAAAAATGCAAGCGACTCTTTCCGCCATGGGCACATTAAAGAGTGAGCTGGCAAGCTTCAAGGATGCGGTTTCAAAGCTTGATTCGCCTTCGGCTTTTCAGGCCATCAAGGCCAGCGTTGGCAATAGGGATTTATTGACTGCTTCGGCAGCGGCGAAAGCGGCCACTGGCACCTACAGTGTCGAAGTTCAGCAATTAGCCCAGGCGCAAAAACTCGCTTCCAAAGCCTTCGCCGATTCTAGCGCTGCCTTGGGGACGGGAACCCTGAGTTTTCGTTTCGGTAGCTATGACAATAACACCAATACTTTTACCGGAAATCCTGATAGAACCGCCCAAATCGTGACTATTGATAGCGCCCATAATAGTTTGAGCGGCATTCGGGATGCGGTTAATGAAGCCGATATCGGAGTCCAGGCTAACATTATCAATGATGGAACGGGGGATCGCCTGGTTTTTACCGCTCAAACCATGGGTCTCGCTAATAGCTTGGAAATTACCGTAAGCGATGAGGATGGCAATAATCTGGATGAGAGTGGCCTGTCTCAATTGGCTTATGATCCGACCGGAGCAGATTCAGGGAGCGGGAAAAGTTTAACGGAGACAGTAGCCGCTCAAGATGCCCGTCTAGTGGTCGATGGCTTGACCGTTACTCGTCCCCAAAACACGATTACCGGGATGATCGAGGGGGTAACTTTAGAGCTCAACAGCGCTGAACTTGATTCCCCCACGACACTTACGGTGGCGGCTGATGGGCACATAGCCAGCAAATCGGTGAATGGATTTGTAGAGGCTTTTAATAGTTTGGCGAAGACCTTAAATTCTCTTTCTTCCTATAATCCGGAAACTCAAGAAAAAGGCCCTCTGCTTGGGGATGCAAGTTTACGCGGAATAGAAAACCGCCTCCGGCGGGTTGCTAGCGATACTGTTACCGGTCTGTCTGGCCCTTATCGAACCTTAGCCGATATTGGTATTACCACCCAGCGGGATGGCACCCTGAAACTGGATGAAAGCAAGCTGCAACAGGTGGTTGAATCTGATCCCGAAGCGGTTGCCCGTTTATTTACAGGAGGCGGCAGCAGCTCGGACCCGTTGGTGCGGTTTGTAGAAGCTACCGATGAGGCCCAAGCCGGAGAATTTGCGGTCAACGTTACTCAGCCAGCAACCCAGGGAAAATATACGGGGAACGTCTTTTCTGGAAGCGGTTCACCCATCACTATTGATGCTGATAATGATGAATTTACCCTTAAGGTAGATGGGGGGGAGGCCGTGATGATTTCCTTGACCCAGCAAACCTATAATGATGGGATGGCCCTTGCCCAGGAGATCCAAAGCCAAATTAACGTTAATCCCACTCTAAGCGGGGCCGGAAGCCAAGTAACCATTGAATTCATAAATGATCGCTTTGAAATTCGTTCTAGCCGTTATGGGAGTGGTTCTAACGTTGAAATCCTGGCACTGGATCCTTCGCCCTCGGAGACCACTACCCAAACCTTGGGTCTGACGGTTAAAAGCGGGAATGCGGGGGAAGATGTGGCTGGAACTATCGGTGCTCAGGCGGCAACAGGCTCGGGTCGCTTTCTAACTGGAAGTGATAGGGCAGAAGGTATTCGTCTGGAGATCCTGGGAGAAAGCTCGGGAGCGCGGGGGAGTATCAGCTTTTCCCGGGGAGTAGCAGCCCATCTGAATACTTATTTGGATCAAGTACTGGATTCGGAAGGATTCTTAGAAAATCGCATTGATGGCTTAAATCATCGCATTGGTGATTTCAGCGAGCAGCGGGAAGATTTGGTGCAGCGTTTGGATGCTATTGAGAAGCGTTACCGGGCACAGTTTACGGTACTGGATAGTCTGCTTGGACAACTCCAAACAACGAGCAGTTTTTTAAGTCAGCAAATCGCTAATTTACCCGGAAATAGATCTGCCTAA
- a CDS encoding flagellar protein FlaG, with amino-acid sequence MSHPLSSDFMPTPISERPSSATEIKVHPVSKPQSPAADSPQPKTEEREKREEGPQQLVEAVQNINDFMQAVRRELQFSIDEATGRTVIKVIDRENGEMIRQVPSEEVMALAQRIAEEGREGITDGTLIQALV; translated from the coding sequence ATGAGCCACCCTCTTTCTTCAGATTTCATGCCTACCCCCATTTCGGAGCGGCCTTCCTCGGCAACTGAGATCAAAGTTCATCCGGTGAGTAAGCCTCAATCACCGGCCGCAGACTCTCCCCAGCCTAAGACAGAAGAGCGGGAAAAGCGGGAAGAGGGGCCGCAGCAATTGGTGGAGGCCGTGCAAAATATCAATGATTTTATGCAAGCTGTGAGACGGGAGTTGCAATTCAGTATCGATGAAGCCACAGGCCGGACAGTGATCAAAGTGATAGATAGGGAAAATGGGGAAATGATTCGGCAAGTCCCTTCGGAAGAAGTCATGGCGCTGGCGCAGCGGATAGCGGAAGAGGGGAGAGAAGGAATTACCGATGGCACGCTTATTCAAGCCTTGGTTTGA
- a CDS encoding flagellin — translation MAQTINTNIASLNAQRNLNSSQGALQTSLERLSSGFRINNAKDDAAGLAITERMTSQIRGLAQATRNANDAISVTQTAEGGLKESSNILQRMRELAVQSANDTNSDSDRANLQKEVSQLQSELNRLADSTTFNGKNLLDGSFTGQKFQIGANANESIGFSINSARATTLGEQLGKSITNVGAGLAVAADTSGGNTVAAQNITVNGSTGSKMVALTGNESAKAIADLVNEQSGSTGVTASAQTSVTLDNVAADGTVSFTLQSSGGGSAAAISAGVTTTDLTNLADAVNAQSAETGVTATLSENRDAITLENAEGEDILVSDADNTGVAAAAAAFDTGGQSLIKTDGATGTANDSIVVGGQVSFQSDKSFTTTSDTGNTVVGAGGVTSALSSVAQIDLSSQDGSNSALSVIDKALGSIATQRADLGALQNRFESTISNLQNVSENTSAARSRIRDADFASETAEMTRNQILQQAGTAMLAQANSLPQGVLSLLR, via the coding sequence ATGGCTCAGACTATCAATACCAATATTGCCTCACTTAATGCCCAGCGGAATTTGAATAGCTCCCAAGGTGCGCTGCAGACTTCACTAGAACGTCTGTCCAGCGGTTTTCGGATTAACAACGCCAAGGATGATGCTGCCGGGCTGGCGATTACGGAGCGGATGACCTCCCAGATTCGTGGCCTTGCTCAGGCGACCCGTAATGCGAATGACGCTATTTCTGTGACCCAAACCGCTGAGGGGGGCTTGAAGGAGAGCAGCAATATCCTGCAACGGATGCGGGAGCTTGCCGTCCAGTCTGCTAATGATACCAACAGTGACTCGGATCGGGCCAATCTGCAAAAGGAGGTATCGCAACTACAGTCGGAACTCAACCGACTTGCGGATTCCACTACTTTTAATGGTAAAAATCTATTGGATGGTTCCTTTACGGGACAGAAATTCCAAATTGGCGCCAATGCTAACGAAAGCATTGGTTTTTCCATTAATAGCGCCCGCGCCACGACTCTTGGGGAGCAGCTAGGAAAGAGTATTACCAATGTAGGTGCGGGTCTAGCCGTAGCGGCGGATACCTCAGGCGGTAATACCGTAGCTGCCCAGAATATAACCGTCAATGGTTCCACGGGCTCTAAGATGGTAGCGCTTACAGGCAACGAGAGTGCCAAGGCGATAGCTGATTTGGTCAATGAACAATCCGGGAGTACCGGCGTGACGGCCTCCGCCCAGACTTCGGTGACCCTAGACAACGTGGCGGCCGATGGCACGGTCTCTTTTACCCTCCAGTCCAGCGGCGGCGGCTCGGCGGCGGCGATTTCCGCAGGGGTCACCACCACTGATCTGACCAATTTGGCCGATGCCGTCAATGCTCAAAGCGCCGAGACTGGCGTGACCGCCACGCTCAGCGAAAACCGGGACGCCATTACCCTGGAAAATGCCGAAGGCGAGGATATTTTGGTCTCGGATGCGGATAATACGGGGGTCGCGGCAGCCGCGGCGGCATTTGATACAGGGGGACAGAGTTTAATCAAAACCGATGGGGCCACCGGTACGGCAAATGATAGTATTGTGGTGGGTGGCCAAGTAAGCTTCCAGTCCGATAAAAGCTTTACCACAACCAGCGATACCGGCAATACGGTGGTGGGAGCGGGTGGCGTGACCTCCGCCTTATCTTCGGTGGCCCAAATCGATCTCTCCAGCCAGGACGGTTCCAACAGCGCCCTGTCCGTTATCGATAAAGCTCTGGGTTCAATCGCTACCCAGCGGGCAGATTTAGGTGCCCTGCAAAATCGTTTTGAGTCTACTATTTCTAATTTACAGAATGTTTCCGAGAATACTTCTGCTGCCCGTTCCCGCATCCGGGATGCGGATTTTGCTTCCGAGACGGCTGAAATGACCCGCAATCAGATTCTCCAGCAGGCAGGTACCGCTATGCTGGCACAGGCGAATTCCCTGCCTCAGGGGGTTTTGAGCTTGTTGAGATAG